One Mustelus asterias unplaced genomic scaffold, sMusAst1.hap1.1 HAP1_SCAFFOLD_1157, whole genome shotgun sequence genomic window carries:
- the s1pr5a gene encoding sphingosine 1-phosphate receptor 5a: MDVETTAAVARLSPTFREYCNNETVALHYNYTGKLTPSRYKAGLKAHALMFLIVCVFIILENLLVLIAIWRNSKFHKPMYYLLANLTLSDLLAGVAYMVNILLSGANTLKLTPVLWFLREGGVFVTLTASVFSLLAIAVERHVTMVRMQLYSADKMCRTRIFVAVDWILSVFLGSLPILGWNCIGNLSGCSTVLPLYSKNYILTCILIFILILFAIVLLYVRIYRLVKCNSLVLGSPVTKRCQKYLALLKTVTIVVGTFIACWLPLFIVLLLDVSCAVGTCRILYKADYFLGLAMINSALNPIIYTLTSRDMRRAIVRLLCLTKDGEAAKCCGVLISECSTSQVDRSSHRHEPLHTTLSSGTGPQSPTRTSLA; this comes from the coding sequence ATGGATGTGGAGACCACAGCGGCTGTAGCGAGGCTGAGCCCCACTTTCAGAGAATACTGCAACAATGAGACTGTTGCCTTGCACTATAATTACACTGGGAAGCTGACTCCGAGCCGATATAAGGCGGGTCTGAAGGCTCATGCTCTCATGTTTCTcatagtttgtgtttttataataTTGGAGAACTTGCTGGTTCTCATAGCCATCTGGAGGAATAGCAAGTTCCACAAGCCGATGTATTACTTGCTGGCCAACCTGACTCTATCTGACCTGCTGGCAGGAGTCGCTTACATGGTCAACATCTTGCTGTCCGGTGCCAACACTCTGAAGCTGACCCCAGTTTTGTGGTTCTTGAGAGAGGGAGGCGTTTTTGTCACACTCACCGCCTCGGTCTTCAGTCTCCTGGCCATCGCGGTGGAGAGGCATGTCACCATGGTGAGGATGCAGTTGTACAGTGCAGATAAGATGTGCCGGACGCGAATCTTTGTGGCCGTAGACTGGATATTGTCGGTGTTTCTCGGAAGTCTCCCGATTTTAGGGTGGAACTGTATAGGGAACTTGTCAGGATGCTCCACGGTGCTACCACTGTACTCCAAGAACTACATTCTGACCTGCATCCTGATCTTTATTTTAATCTTGTTTGCGATCGTGTTATTGTACGTTCGGATTTATCGTTTAGTGAAATGTAACAGCCTTGTCCTGGGAAGCCCGGTGACTAAGAGATGCCAGAAGTATTTGGCATTACTCAAAACGGTTACCATTGTGGTGGGAACCTTCATCGCCTGCTGGCTGCCGCTCTTCATAGTGCTGCTTCTGGATGTTTCATGTGCGGTAGGCACTTGCCGGATTCTTTACAAGGCCGATTATTTCCTGGGACTGGCCATGATTAATTCAGCGTTGAATCCCATCATTTACACTCTGACCAGCAGAGACATGCGCCGGGCCATCGTGCGCCTCTTGTGCCTGACCAAAGATGGAGAAGCGGCTAAATGTTGCGGGGTGCTGATCTCAGAGTGCAGCACCAGCCAGGTGGACAGGTCATCCCACCGACATGAGCCTCTCCATACAACCCTGTCCTCTGGCACTGGGCCTCAATCACCCACCAGAACCTCACTCGCCTGA